One Corvus moneduloides isolate bCorMon1 unplaced genomic scaffold, bCorMon1.pri scaffold_89_arrow_ctg1, whole genome shotgun sequence genomic window carries:
- the LOC116439028 gene encoding serine/threonine-protein kinase PAK 3-like isoform X7: protein MCLNDNERGGKLRPFEKSAGAENVVRALRLRAEGPFLQSFQGQMSLALCPVAIKKMSLRGQNGERAVNEILVLKDKKNPNIVSSLDSFLVDEDLWLVMEYMDGGTLQDVVRQTRMAEGEMAAVSRECLQGLDFLHSNRVIHRDLKSSNILLATDGSVKLADFGLCAQLSPEQEQRSSMVGTAHWMAPEVVTSSPYGPKVDIWSLGIVTIEMVEGEPPYFEHTAAMARCLIRQNGTPQLQEPRRLSALLRDFLECSLEADEERRWSAQELLQHPFLSSAKPLSSLSPLITAAKQLREQRRT, encoded by the exons ATGTGTTTGAATGATAATGAGCGTGGTGGTAAACTAAGGCCGTTTGAGAAGAGTGCAGGTGCAGAGAATGTTGTGAGAGCTTtgaggctgagagctgagggACCATTTCTGCAGAGCTTCCAAGGCCAAATGTCTCTGGCCCTGTGTCCT GTGGCCATAAAGAAAATGAGTCTCAGAGGGCAGAACGGGGAACGAGCTGTGAATGAGATCCTGGTCCTGAAGGACAAGAAGAACCCCAACATTGTCAGCTCTTTGGACAG CTTCCTTGTTGATGAAGATCTCTGGCTGGTGATGGAATACATGGATGGAGGAACTTTGCAGGACGTTGTCAGACAGACACGCATGGCTGAAGGAGAGATGGCAGCTGTCAGTCGGGAG TGTCTGCAGGGCCTGGATTTCCTCCACTCGAACCGGGTGATCCACAGAGATCTGAAGAGCTCCAACATCCTTCTGGCAACGGACGGCTCTGTCAAGCTGG CTGATTTTGGCCTCTGCGCTCAGCTGAGCCCCGAGCAGGAGCAGCGCAGCTCCATGGTGGGCACTGCTCACTGGATGGCCCCAGAGGTTGTGACCAGTTCTCCTTATGGCCCCAAGGTGGACATCTGGTCCTTGGGCATTGTGACCATCGAGATGGTGGAAGGAGAACCTCCTTACTTCGAGCACACGGCGGCCATG GCTCGCTGTCTGATCCGGCAGAACGGGACCCCgcagctgcaggagcccaggCGCCTGTCGGCTCTGCTGCGGGACTTCCTGGAGTGCAGCCTGGAGGCGGACGAGGAGCGGCGCTGgtctgcccaggagctgctgcag CACCCATTTTTATCATCAGCCAAGcctctctccagcctgagccctcTGATCACCGCAGCAAAGCAATTGAGGGAGCAGCGGAGGACCTga
- the LOC116439028 gene encoding serine/threonine-protein kinase PAK 3-like isoform X3 — translation MCLNDNERGGKLRPFEKSAGAENVVRALRLRAEGPFLQSFQGQMSLALCPVAIKKMSLRGQNGERAVNEILVLKDKKNPNIVSSLDRLCRSQGLCSLAGMSLHRILSSFTSDLETKLHSRLFHRGIEQCTFISMPLFASSSFLVDEDLWLVMEYMDGGTLQDVVRQTRMAEGEMAAVSRECLQGLDFLHSNRVIHRDLKSSNILLATDGSVKLADFGLCAQLSPEQEQRSSMVGTAHWMAPEVVTSSPYGPKVDIWSLGIVTIEMVEGEPPYFEHTAAMARCLIRQNGTPQLQEPRRLSALLRDFLECSLEADEERRWSAQELLQHPFLSSAKPLSSLSPLITAAKQLREQRRT, via the exons ATGTGTTTGAATGATAATGAGCGTGGTGGTAAACTAAGGCCGTTTGAGAAGAGTGCAGGTGCAGAGAATGTTGTGAGAGCTTtgaggctgagagctgagggACCATTTCTGCAGAGCTTCCAAGGCCAAATGTCTCTGGCCCTGTGTCCT GTGGCCATAAAGAAAATGAGTCTCAGAGGGCAGAACGGGGAACGAGCTGTGAATGAGATCCTGGTCCTGAAGGACAAGAAGAACCCCAACATTGTCAGCTCTTTGGACAG ACTGTGCAGATCCCAAGGACtgtgcagcctggcaggaatgTCTCTGCATCGGATTCTGTCCTCATTTACAAGTGACCTGGAAACAAAACTCCACTCGAGGCTTTTCCATCGGGGAATTGAGCAGTGCACGTTCATCTCCATGCCATTGTTTGCCTCTTCCAGCTTCCTTGTTGATGAAGATCTCTGGCTGGTGATGGAATACATGGATGGAGGAACTTTGCAGGACGTTGTCAGACAGACACGCATGGCTGAAGGAGAGATGGCAGCTGTCAGTCGGGAG TGTCTGCAGGGCCTGGATTTCCTCCACTCGAACCGGGTGATCCACAGAGATCTGAAGAGCTCCAACATCCTTCTGGCAACGGACGGCTCTGTCAAGCTGG CTGATTTTGGCCTCTGCGCTCAGCTGAGCCCCGAGCAGGAGCAGCGCAGCTCCATGGTGGGCACTGCTCACTGGATGGCCCCAGAGGTTGTGACCAGTTCTCCTTATGGCCCCAAGGTGGACATCTGGTCCTTGGGCATTGTGACCATCGAGATGGTGGAAGGAGAACCTCCTTACTTCGAGCACACGGCGGCCATG GCTCGCTGTCTGATCCGGCAGAACGGGACCCCgcagctgcaggagcccaggCGCCTGTCGGCTCTGCTGCGGGACTTCCTGGAGTGCAGCCTGGAGGCGGACGAGGAGCGGCGCTGgtctgcccaggagctgctgcag CACCCATTTTTATCATCAGCCAAGcctctctccagcctgagccctcTGATCACCGCAGCAAAGCAATTGAGGGAGCAGCGGAGGACCTga
- the LOC116439028 gene encoding serine/threonine-protein kinase PAK 1-like isoform X6 → MSLHRILSSFTSDLETKLHSRLFHRGIEQCTFISMPLFASSSFLVDEDLWLVMEYMDGGTLQDVVRQTRMAEGEMAAVSRECLQGLDFLHSNRVIHRDLKSSNILLATDGSVKLADFGLCAQLSPEQEQRSSMVGTAHWMAPEVVTSSPYGPKVDIWSLGIVTIEMVEGEPPYFEHTAAMARCLIRQNGTPQLQEPRRLSALLRDFLECSLEADEERRWSAQELLQVDAKRLQGKEQREGGVFSWGPPPIVSGLAAFHMQRQQNPRLAWLGRVLCRSSGPGAPQGAGPSSSRSGGSEPCLT, encoded by the exons atgTCTCTGCATCGGATTCTGTCCTCATTTACAAGTGACCTGGAAACAAAACTCCACTCGAGGCTTTTCCATCGGGGAATTGAGCAGTGCACGTTCATCTCCATGCCATTGTTTGCCTCTTCCAGCTTCCTTGTTGATGAAGATCTCTGGCTGGTGATGGAATACATGGATGGAGGAACTTTGCAGGACGTTGTCAGACAGACACGCATGGCTGAAGGAGAGATGGCAGCTGTCAGTCGGGAG TGTCTGCAGGGCCTGGATTTCCTCCACTCGAACCGGGTGATCCACAGAGATCTGAAGAGCTCCAACATCCTTCTGGCAACGGACGGCTCTGTCAAGCTGG CTGATTTTGGCCTCTGCGCTCAGCTGAGCCCCGAGCAGGAGCAGCGCAGCTCCATGGTGGGCACTGCTCACTGGATGGCCCCAGAGGTTGTGACCAGTTCTCCTTATGGCCCCAAGGTGGACATCTGGTCCTTGGGCATTGTGACCATCGAGATGGTGGAAGGAGAACCTCCTTACTTCGAGCACACGGCGGCCATG GCTCGCTGTCTGATCCGGCAGAACGGGACCCCgcagctgcaggagcccaggCGCCTGTCGGCTCTGCTGCGGGACTTCCTGGAGTGCAGCCTGGAGGCGGACGAGGAGCGGCGCTGgtctgcccaggagctgctgcaggtggatGCGAAGCGGCTGCAGGGGAAAGAGCAGCGCGAGGGAGGGGTTTTCTCGTGGGGCCCCCCTCCAATAGTCTCCGGTCTCGCTGCTTTTCACatgcaaaggcagcagaatcCTCGCCTGGCTTGGCTTGGCAGGGTCCTTTGCAGGTCATCTGGACCAGGTGCCCCGCAAGGAGCAGGGCCATCTTCAAGCAGATCAGGTGGCTCAGAGCCCTGCCTGACCTGA
- the LOC116439028 gene encoding serine/threonine-protein kinase PAK 1-like isoform X2: MWFLSGSTVSVGEPAEKYLELEQVGQGAFGTVSKGLDRATGGEVAIKKMSLRGQNGERAVNEILVLKDKKNPNIVSSLDRLCRSQGLCSLAGMSLHRILSSFTSDLETKLHSRLFHRGIEQCTFISMPLFASSSFLVDEDLWLVMEYMDGGTLQDVVRQTRMAEGEMAAVSRECLQGLDFLHSNRVIHRDLKSSNILLATDGSVKLADFGLCAQLSPEQEQRSSMVGTAHWMAPEVVTSSPYGPKVDIWSLGIVTIEMVEGEPPYFEHTAAMARCLIRQNGTPQLQEPRRLSALLRDFLECSLEADEERRWSAQELLQVDAKRLQGKEQREGGVFSWGPPPIVSGLAAFHMQRQQNPRLAWLGRVLCRSSGPGAPQGAGPSSSRSGGSEPCLT, translated from the exons ATGTGGTTTCTTTCAGGGAGCACCGTGAGCGTGGGCGAGCCTGCCGAGAAATACCTGGAACTGGAGCAGGTTGGCCAAGG GGCTTTTGGAACCGTTTCTAAAGGACTCGACAGGGCCACTGGAGGAGAG GTGGCCATAAAGAAAATGAGTCTCAGAGGGCAGAACGGGGAACGAGCTGTGAATGAGATCCTGGTCCTGAAGGACAAGAAGAACCCCAACATTGTCAGCTCTTTGGACAG ACTGTGCAGATCCCAAGGACtgtgcagcctggcaggaatgTCTCTGCATCGGATTCTGTCCTCATTTACAAGTGACCTGGAAACAAAACTCCACTCGAGGCTTTTCCATCGGGGAATTGAGCAGTGCACGTTCATCTCCATGCCATTGTTTGCCTCTTCCAGCTTCCTTGTTGATGAAGATCTCTGGCTGGTGATGGAATACATGGATGGAGGAACTTTGCAGGACGTTGTCAGACAGACACGCATGGCTGAAGGAGAGATGGCAGCTGTCAGTCGGGAG TGTCTGCAGGGCCTGGATTTCCTCCACTCGAACCGGGTGATCCACAGAGATCTGAAGAGCTCCAACATCCTTCTGGCAACGGACGGCTCTGTCAAGCTGG CTGATTTTGGCCTCTGCGCTCAGCTGAGCCCCGAGCAGGAGCAGCGCAGCTCCATGGTGGGCACTGCTCACTGGATGGCCCCAGAGGTTGTGACCAGTTCTCCTTATGGCCCCAAGGTGGACATCTGGTCCTTGGGCATTGTGACCATCGAGATGGTGGAAGGAGAACCTCCTTACTTCGAGCACACGGCGGCCATG GCTCGCTGTCTGATCCGGCAGAACGGGACCCCgcagctgcaggagcccaggCGCCTGTCGGCTCTGCTGCGGGACTTCCTGGAGTGCAGCCTGGAGGCGGACGAGGAGCGGCGCTGgtctgcccaggagctgctgcaggtggatGCGAAGCGGCTGCAGGGGAAAGAGCAGCGCGAGGGAGGGGTTTTCTCGTGGGGCCCCCCTCCAATAGTCTCCGGTCTCGCTGCTTTTCACatgcaaaggcagcagaatcCTCGCCTGGCTTGGCTTGGCAGGGTCCTTTGCAGGTCATCTGGACCAGGTGCCCCGCAAGGAGCAGGGCCATCTTCAAGCAGATCAGGTGGCTCAGAGCCCTGCCTGACCTGA
- the LOC116439028 gene encoding serine/threonine-protein kinase PAK 3-like isoform X8: MWFLSGSTVSVGEPAEKYLELEQVGQGAFGTVSKGLDRATGGEVAIKKMSLRGQNGERAVNEILVLKDKKNPNIVSSLDSFLVDEDLWLVMEYMDGGTLQDVVRQTRMAEGEMAAVSRECLQGLDFLHSNRVIHRDLKSSNILLATDGSVKLADFGLCAQLSPEQEQRSSMVGTAHWMAPEVVTSSPYGPKVDIWSLGIVTIEMVEGEPPYFEHTAAMARCLIRQNGTPQLQEPRRLSALLRDFLECSLEADEERRWSAQELLQHPFLSSAKPLSSLSPLITAAKQLREQRRT; the protein is encoded by the exons ATGTGGTTTCTTTCAGGGAGCACCGTGAGCGTGGGCGAGCCTGCCGAGAAATACCTGGAACTGGAGCAGGTTGGCCAAGG GGCTTTTGGAACCGTTTCTAAAGGACTCGACAGGGCCACTGGAGGAGAG GTGGCCATAAAGAAAATGAGTCTCAGAGGGCAGAACGGGGAACGAGCTGTGAATGAGATCCTGGTCCTGAAGGACAAGAAGAACCCCAACATTGTCAGCTCTTTGGACAG CTTCCTTGTTGATGAAGATCTCTGGCTGGTGATGGAATACATGGATGGAGGAACTTTGCAGGACGTTGTCAGACAGACACGCATGGCTGAAGGAGAGATGGCAGCTGTCAGTCGGGAG TGTCTGCAGGGCCTGGATTTCCTCCACTCGAACCGGGTGATCCACAGAGATCTGAAGAGCTCCAACATCCTTCTGGCAACGGACGGCTCTGTCAAGCTGG CTGATTTTGGCCTCTGCGCTCAGCTGAGCCCCGAGCAGGAGCAGCGCAGCTCCATGGTGGGCACTGCTCACTGGATGGCCCCAGAGGTTGTGACCAGTTCTCCTTATGGCCCCAAGGTGGACATCTGGTCCTTGGGCATTGTGACCATCGAGATGGTGGAAGGAGAACCTCCTTACTTCGAGCACACGGCGGCCATG GCTCGCTGTCTGATCCGGCAGAACGGGACCCCgcagctgcaggagcccaggCGCCTGTCGGCTCTGCTGCGGGACTTCCTGGAGTGCAGCCTGGAGGCGGACGAGGAGCGGCGCTGgtctgcccaggagctgctgcag CACCCATTTTTATCATCAGCCAAGcctctctccagcctgagccctcTGATCACCGCAGCAAAGCAATTGAGGGAGCAGCGGAGGACCTga
- the LOC116439028 gene encoding serine/threonine-protein kinase PAK 1-like isoform X5: protein MWFLSGSTVSVGEPAEKYLELEQVGQGAFGTVSKGLDRATGGEVAIKKMSLRGQNGERAVNEILVLKDKKNPNIVSSLDSFLVDEDLWLVMEYMDGGTLQDVVRQTRMAEGEMAAVSRECLQGLDFLHSNRVIHRDLKSSNILLATDGSVKLADFGLCAQLSPEQEQRSSMVGTAHWMAPEVVTSSPYGPKVDIWSLGIVTIEMVEGEPPYFEHTAAMARCLIRQNGTPQLQEPRRLSALLRDFLECSLEADEERRWSAQELLQVDAKRLQGKEQREGGVFSWGPPPIVSGLAAFHMQRQQNPRLAWLGRVLCRSSGPGAPQGAGPSSSRSGGSEPCLT, encoded by the exons ATGTGGTTTCTTTCAGGGAGCACCGTGAGCGTGGGCGAGCCTGCCGAGAAATACCTGGAACTGGAGCAGGTTGGCCAAGG GGCTTTTGGAACCGTTTCTAAAGGACTCGACAGGGCCACTGGAGGAGAG GTGGCCATAAAGAAAATGAGTCTCAGAGGGCAGAACGGGGAACGAGCTGTGAATGAGATCCTGGTCCTGAAGGACAAGAAGAACCCCAACATTGTCAGCTCTTTGGACAG CTTCCTTGTTGATGAAGATCTCTGGCTGGTGATGGAATACATGGATGGAGGAACTTTGCAGGACGTTGTCAGACAGACACGCATGGCTGAAGGAGAGATGGCAGCTGTCAGTCGGGAG TGTCTGCAGGGCCTGGATTTCCTCCACTCGAACCGGGTGATCCACAGAGATCTGAAGAGCTCCAACATCCTTCTGGCAACGGACGGCTCTGTCAAGCTGG CTGATTTTGGCCTCTGCGCTCAGCTGAGCCCCGAGCAGGAGCAGCGCAGCTCCATGGTGGGCACTGCTCACTGGATGGCCCCAGAGGTTGTGACCAGTTCTCCTTATGGCCCCAAGGTGGACATCTGGTCCTTGGGCATTGTGACCATCGAGATGGTGGAAGGAGAACCTCCTTACTTCGAGCACACGGCGGCCATG GCTCGCTGTCTGATCCGGCAGAACGGGACCCCgcagctgcaggagcccaggCGCCTGTCGGCTCTGCTGCGGGACTTCCTGGAGTGCAGCCTGGAGGCGGACGAGGAGCGGCGCTGgtctgcccaggagctgctgcaggtggatGCGAAGCGGCTGCAGGGGAAAGAGCAGCGCGAGGGAGGGGTTTTCTCGTGGGGCCCCCCTCCAATAGTCTCCGGTCTCGCTGCTTTTCACatgcaaaggcagcagaatcCTCGCCTGGCTTGGCTTGGCAGGGTCCTTTGCAGGTCATCTGGACCAGGTGCCCCGCAAGGAGCAGGGCCATCTTCAAGCAGATCAGGTGGCTCAGAGCCCTGCCTGACCTGA
- the LOC116439028 gene encoding serine/threonine-protein kinase PAK 1-like isoform X4, translating into MCLNDNERGGKLRPFEKSAGAENVVRALRLRAEGPFLQSFQGQMSLALCPVAIKKMSLRGQNGERAVNEILVLKDKKNPNIVSSLDSFLVDEDLWLVMEYMDGGTLQDVVRQTRMAEGEMAAVSRECLQGLDFLHSNRVIHRDLKSSNILLATDGSVKLADFGLCAQLSPEQEQRSSMVGTAHWMAPEVVTSSPYGPKVDIWSLGIVTIEMVEGEPPYFEHTAAMARCLIRQNGTPQLQEPRRLSALLRDFLECSLEADEERRWSAQELLQVDAKRLQGKEQREGGVFSWGPPPIVSGLAAFHMQRQQNPRLAWLGRVLCRSSGPGAPQGAGPSSSRSGGSEPCLT; encoded by the exons ATGTGTTTGAATGATAATGAGCGTGGTGGTAAACTAAGGCCGTTTGAGAAGAGTGCAGGTGCAGAGAATGTTGTGAGAGCTTtgaggctgagagctgagggACCATTTCTGCAGAGCTTCCAAGGCCAAATGTCTCTGGCCCTGTGTCCT GTGGCCATAAAGAAAATGAGTCTCAGAGGGCAGAACGGGGAACGAGCTGTGAATGAGATCCTGGTCCTGAAGGACAAGAAGAACCCCAACATTGTCAGCTCTTTGGACAG CTTCCTTGTTGATGAAGATCTCTGGCTGGTGATGGAATACATGGATGGAGGAACTTTGCAGGACGTTGTCAGACAGACACGCATGGCTGAAGGAGAGATGGCAGCTGTCAGTCGGGAG TGTCTGCAGGGCCTGGATTTCCTCCACTCGAACCGGGTGATCCACAGAGATCTGAAGAGCTCCAACATCCTTCTGGCAACGGACGGCTCTGTCAAGCTGG CTGATTTTGGCCTCTGCGCTCAGCTGAGCCCCGAGCAGGAGCAGCGCAGCTCCATGGTGGGCACTGCTCACTGGATGGCCCCAGAGGTTGTGACCAGTTCTCCTTATGGCCCCAAGGTGGACATCTGGTCCTTGGGCATTGTGACCATCGAGATGGTGGAAGGAGAACCTCCTTACTTCGAGCACACGGCGGCCATG GCTCGCTGTCTGATCCGGCAGAACGGGACCCCgcagctgcaggagcccaggCGCCTGTCGGCTCTGCTGCGGGACTTCCTGGAGTGCAGCCTGGAGGCGGACGAGGAGCGGCGCTGgtctgcccaggagctgctgcaggtggatGCGAAGCGGCTGCAGGGGAAAGAGCAGCGCGAGGGAGGGGTTTTCTCGTGGGGCCCCCCTCCAATAGTCTCCGGTCTCGCTGCTTTTCACatgcaaaggcagcagaatcCTCGCCTGGCTTGGCTTGGCAGGGTCCTTTGCAGGTCATCTGGACCAGGTGCCCCGCAAGGAGCAGGGCCATCTTCAAGCAGATCAGGTGGCTCAGAGCCCTGCCTGACCTGA
- the LOC116439028 gene encoding serine/threonine-protein kinase CLA4-like isoform X1: MCLNDNERGGKLRPFEKSAGAENVVRALRLRAEGPFLQSFQGQMSLALCPVAIKKMSLRGQNGERAVNEILVLKDKKNPNIVSSLDRLCRSQGLCSLAGMSLHRILSSFTSDLETKLHSRLFHRGIEQCTFISMPLFASSSFLVDEDLWLVMEYMDGGTLQDVVRQTRMAEGEMAAVSRECLQGLDFLHSNRVIHRDLKSSNILLATDGSVKLADFGLCAQLSPEQEQRSSMVGTAHWMAPEVVTSSPYGPKVDIWSLGIVTIEMVEGEPPYFEHTAAMARCLIRQNGTPQLQEPRRLSALLRDFLECSLEADEERRWSAQELLQVDAKRLQGKEQREGGVFSWGPPPIVSGLAAFHMQRQQNPRLAWLGRVLCRSSGPGAPQGAGPSSSRSGGSEPCLT; the protein is encoded by the exons ATGTGTTTGAATGATAATGAGCGTGGTGGTAAACTAAGGCCGTTTGAGAAGAGTGCAGGTGCAGAGAATGTTGTGAGAGCTTtgaggctgagagctgagggACCATTTCTGCAGAGCTTCCAAGGCCAAATGTCTCTGGCCCTGTGTCCT GTGGCCATAAAGAAAATGAGTCTCAGAGGGCAGAACGGGGAACGAGCTGTGAATGAGATCCTGGTCCTGAAGGACAAGAAGAACCCCAACATTGTCAGCTCTTTGGACAG ACTGTGCAGATCCCAAGGACtgtgcagcctggcaggaatgTCTCTGCATCGGATTCTGTCCTCATTTACAAGTGACCTGGAAACAAAACTCCACTCGAGGCTTTTCCATCGGGGAATTGAGCAGTGCACGTTCATCTCCATGCCATTGTTTGCCTCTTCCAGCTTCCTTGTTGATGAAGATCTCTGGCTGGTGATGGAATACATGGATGGAGGAACTTTGCAGGACGTTGTCAGACAGACACGCATGGCTGAAGGAGAGATGGCAGCTGTCAGTCGGGAG TGTCTGCAGGGCCTGGATTTCCTCCACTCGAACCGGGTGATCCACAGAGATCTGAAGAGCTCCAACATCCTTCTGGCAACGGACGGCTCTGTCAAGCTGG CTGATTTTGGCCTCTGCGCTCAGCTGAGCCCCGAGCAGGAGCAGCGCAGCTCCATGGTGGGCACTGCTCACTGGATGGCCCCAGAGGTTGTGACCAGTTCTCCTTATGGCCCCAAGGTGGACATCTGGTCCTTGGGCATTGTGACCATCGAGATGGTGGAAGGAGAACCTCCTTACTTCGAGCACACGGCGGCCATG GCTCGCTGTCTGATCCGGCAGAACGGGACCCCgcagctgcaggagcccaggCGCCTGTCGGCTCTGCTGCGGGACTTCCTGGAGTGCAGCCTGGAGGCGGACGAGGAGCGGCGCTGgtctgcccaggagctgctgcaggtggatGCGAAGCGGCTGCAGGGGAAAGAGCAGCGCGAGGGAGGGGTTTTCTCGTGGGGCCCCCCTCCAATAGTCTCCGGTCTCGCTGCTTTTCACatgcaaaggcagcagaatcCTCGCCTGGCTTGGCTTGGCAGGGTCCTTTGCAGGTCATCTGGACCAGGTGCCCCGCAAGGAGCAGGGCCATCTTCAAGCAGATCAGGTGGCTCAGAGCCCTGCCTGACCTGA